One window from the genome of Alkalihalobacillus sp. LMS6 encodes:
- a CDS encoding BrxA/BrxB family bacilliredoxin, with product MQQFNFFMNDVVQDARNDMVQAGYTQLQTAEDVEQSLTEKGTTLVMVNSVCGCAGGIARPAAAYMKNYEATPDRFVTVFAGQDKEATARAREFFKGYGPSSPSFALLKDGEIQMMVERHEIEGHEPIQVVQKLEQAFDAHCK from the coding sequence ATGCAACAATTTAATTTTTTCATGAATGATGTCGTACAAGATGCGAGAAATGATATGGTTCAAGCAGGCTATACGCAATTACAAACAGCCGAGGACGTTGAGCAATCGTTAACAGAAAAAGGAACAACGCTCGTTATGGTGAACTCAGTCTGTGGGTGTGCCGGTGGTATTGCGCGTCCTGCTGCCGCTTATATGAAGAATTATGAGGCAACACCAGATCGTTTTGTGACTGTTTTTGCTGGTCAAGATAAAGAAGCGACTGCTCGAGCAAGAGAGTTCTTTAAAGGATATGGTCCATCTTCCCCTTCATTTGCGCTTTTAAAAGATGGCGAGATTCAAATGATGGTCGAGCGTCATGAAATTGAAGGTCATGAGCCGATCCAAGTTGTTCAAAAACTTGAACAAGCATTTGATGCTCACTGTAAATAA
- a CDS encoding Cof-type HAD-IIB family hydrolase: MEKATIFFDIDGTLLDDNKELPSSTKESIKQLQRDGHHVAIATGRAPYFFKELRDELNIDSYICFNGQYVVYKGELIYQDTLNPTTFSRFERYASTSNHPLIFMSADAFTANHADHPDIRESMSSLKLDLPTYNPNYYEQSHLHQALLFCKPDEEADYRERFPDFKFVRWHPLSVDVLPVNGSKAIGISKFIAHAGIDLKSVYAFGDQLNDLEMLSYVEHGVAMGNAPQEVQSQARYITKHVNEDGIKHGLSLVGLLN, from the coding sequence ATGGAGAAAGCAACGATTTTTTTTGATATTGATGGGACGCTTTTAGATGACAACAAGGAATTGCCTTCATCGACAAAAGAATCGATTAAACAGCTACAACGGGATGGGCATCATGTTGCAATCGCAACGGGTAGAGCCCCTTATTTTTTTAAAGAATTACGAGATGAGCTGAACATTGATTCCTACATTTGTTTTAATGGACAATACGTCGTTTATAAAGGCGAGCTCATTTATCAAGATACTTTAAACCCAACAACATTTAGTCGCTTCGAGCGCTATGCCTCAACGTCTAATCATCCACTCATTTTTATGTCTGCAGATGCGTTTACAGCAAATCACGCGGATCATCCTGATATTCGAGAAAGTATGTCATCTTTAAAATTAGATTTACCCACTTATAACCCTAATTATTATGAACAAAGCCATTTACATCAAGCCTTGTTATTTTGTAAACCAGATGAAGAAGCAGACTACCGTGAGCGGTTTCCAGATTTTAAATTCGTACGCTGGCATCCTCTATCCGTAGACGTCCTCCCAGTTAACGGTTCGAAAGCAATTGGGATTTCGAAATTTATTGCACACGCAGGGATTGATTTAAAAAGTGTTTACGCATTCGGTGATCAATTAAATGATCTTGAGATGCTCTCCTATGTTGAACATGGCGTAGCGATGGGAAATGCGCCTCAAGAAGTACAATCGCAAGCTCGTTACATTACGAAACATGTTAATGAAGATGGCATCAAGCATGGCCTTTCCCTTGTTGGGTTACTGAATTAA